In Oryza sativa Japonica Group chromosome 3, ASM3414082v1, one DNA window encodes the following:
- the LOC4332989 gene encoding heavy metal-associated isoprenylated plant protein 23, with protein sequence MGGSLEYLAGLFSCGDHHHGHKNSKRRQLQTVELKVRMDCDGCELKVKNALSTLKGVESVKINRKQQKVTVSGYVEASKVLRKAQSTGKKSELWPYVPYSAASQPYVAAAAYDRRAPPGHVRNVEASSAAYVSGGGRTEERLTNLFNDEDPNACSLM encoded by the exons ATGGGAGGCTCATTGGAGTACTTGGCCGGCCTGTTCAGTTGTGGCGATCATCACCATGGCCACAAGAACAGCAAGAGGAGGCAGCTGCAGACTGTGGAGCTGAAGGTCAGGATGGACTGTGATGGGTGCGAGCTCAAGGTCAAGAACGCCCTCTCCACCTTGAAAG GCGTCGAGTCGGTGAAGATTAACAGGAAGCAGCAGAAGGTGACGGTGAGCGGGTACGTGGAGGCCAGCAAGGTGCTGAGGAAGGCGCAGTCGACGGGGAAGAAGTCCGAGCTGTGGCCGTACGTGCCGTACAGCGCGGCGAGCCAGCCgtacgtcgccgccgccgcctatgacaggcgggccccacccggCCACGTCAGGAACGTGGAGGCCTCTTCCGCCGCCTACGtgtccggcggcggcaggacgGAGGAGCGGCTCACCAACCTGTTCAACGACGAGGACCCCAACGCATGCTCCCTCATGTGA